CGCTCCGCGAGCGGATGGGTCTGCTTGCCGTCGGTGGCGTCTCGCGAGCCCTCTCCAGGGCGGACCGGCTCGCGCTCGGACTTCGGGCACGGTGTTTCTCCTGGAATCCGACGCTTCCGGCGCTTTTGTTCTCGCCGGTCGATTACCTGCTGACTCTGGGATCAGTGGTCGTTGTCGCGTTCGTTCTCGTAGATAATTCACCAATATTTTAGACCCTAATAAACCACCTACTTAATCACATTAATAGAATCTTGGCAAGATTTAACCTGTGCGTGACCACGTGAGCATATATGACGATTCTACAGGCGGCGACCCGCGAAACGTACTGGACGATCAGTCCGACCGGCAAGGCGGTGTTTTACTTCCTCGCCGCGGTCGCGATCCTGATCTTCCTGTACGGGGCCTACGAGCGAGTCACCCGATACACGAAGGGATCGGAGGATCCGATCCCGCGGCTCGACGACCTCCCCGGACGCATACTGGATGCGACGAAGATGGTCGGATCGAACGAGAAACTGTTCGATCGGGACGTCTACGCCGGGATAATGCACACGTTCATCCTGTGGGGGTTCCTGGTGCTTCTCATCGCGACGTCGATCCTGGCGTTCGACGAGTACGGCTGGCAACTGCTTCTCGGCGAGTCATTCTGGGTCGGTGACTTCTATCTCTCCTATCAGTTCGTCGTCGACCTGTTCGGCCTCCTGTTCGTCGTCGGGCTGGGAATGGCCATCTGGCGGCGGTACAGGAACCGTGACGGCCGCGTCTGGGGCAAACACACCGACCTCGACGACGACTTCCTCGTGTGGTCGCTGTTCTTCCTGGGTGTGGGCGGTTTCCTCGCGCAGGCGCTTTCGATCATCGGTCAGCCCCAGCGCGCAAACGAGATCGTCAGCTTCGTCGGCTACGGGATGGCACAGGCGATGATGGCGGCGGGGGTCACCCCCGAACTGGCGGCGACCGCGTACTGGTGGACCTGGTGGTCCCACGCGATCGTAGCGCTGGCGTTCATCGCGTGGATCCCGTACGGCAAGCCGCTGCACATCCTGTCGTCGTTCGCGAACGTCGTCGCCAAAGACGAGAAGGCGGGCACGCGCCTACCGAACGTGCCGGCCGACCTCGAGGAGACCAACGCCGAATCGATCGACGATTTCACCTGGAAGGAACTGCTCGACCAGGACGCGTGTACGAAGTGCGGTCGGTGTTCGTCGGTGTGTCCGGCCAAGGCCTCCGGACGGCCGCTGGACCCGCGGGACGTCATCCTCGATCTGAAGACGTACCGGGAGTCGCTCGACGGCGACAACGGCGGCGAGGAGGTCCCGATCATCGCCGACGGCGGGGTGATTCAGCCGGAGACGATGGAGTCGTGCATGGCGTGTATGGCGTGTATGGACGCCTGTCCGGTCGAAATCGAGCACCTCTCGTCGTTCACGCGGATGAACCGACAGATCACCGACGAGGGGA
The Halalkaliarchaeum desulfuricum DNA segment above includes these coding regions:
- a CDS encoding heterodisulfide reductase-related iron-sulfur binding cluster yields the protein MTILQAATRETYWTISPTGKAVFYFLAAVAILIFLYGAYERVTRYTKGSEDPIPRLDDLPGRILDATKMVGSNEKLFDRDVYAGIMHTFILWGFLVLLIATSILAFDEYGWQLLLGESFWVGDFYLSYQFVVDLFGLLFVVGLGMAIWRRYRNRDGRVWGKHTDLDDDFLVWSLFFLGVGGFLAQALSIIGQPQRANEIVSFVGYGMAQAMMAAGVTPELAATAYWWTWWSHAIVALAFIAWIPYGKPLHILSSFANVVAKDEKAGTRLPNVPADLEETNAESIDDFTWKELLDQDACTKCGRCSSVCPAKASGRPLDPRDVILDLKTYRESLDGDNGGEEVPIIADGGVIQPETMESCMACMACMDACPVEIEHLSSFTRMNRQITDEGMVDPSMQDVFGNVMQRGNTFGNQQSARADWADELEFDLEDAREEEVEYLWYVGDYPSFDDRNKKVARALARIFEAADVEFGILFEDEKFDGNDIRRVGEEFLYLELAGHHVETFEECDFEKIVCTDPHAYNTMKNEYPEVDFAAFADDPVMPFEYDEQWNADGAVDVLHWTQVAEELVADGRLDLSGAELDYTVTYHDPCHLGRMNDEYEAPREVIRATGADLHEMPRNRNDSYCCGGGGGGLWLDIDEETKPSEERLREALEDTAAGDTVEKFVVACPMCTTMYEDGRKTGGFEEEIEIVDVAELLIEALEANGTLEIGEESGEAAA